A window of the Microbacterium sp. AZCO genome harbors these coding sequences:
- a CDS encoding DNA-3-methyladenine glycosylase, with protein sequence MTGSWRPAHRDDLLGLPLEVAPRLLGGLLRTVVDGDEVVVRLTEVEAYHGLGTGETADPGSHARMGPTARNATMWGEPGHLYVYLSHGIHSCVNVVCGPPGVAGGILLRAGEVTEGMDAARRRRPAARVDRDLARGPGRLGDAVGLRHPVHDGIDAVTGSPRAGAVARLELRTEPLVDIATGPRVGVAGHAGTAAFPWRLWVPGDPTVSPFRWGRGAAEL encoded by the coding sequence ATGACGGGCTCCTGGCGGCCGGCGCACCGCGACGATCTGCTCGGCCTTCCGCTCGAGGTCGCACCGCGCCTCCTCGGAGGCCTTCTCCGCACTGTCGTGGACGGCGACGAGGTCGTCGTGCGGCTCACCGAGGTGGAGGCGTACCACGGCCTCGGCACGGGCGAGACGGCCGACCCCGGTTCGCACGCCCGCATGGGGCCGACCGCGCGCAACGCGACGATGTGGGGCGAGCCCGGTCACCTCTACGTCTACCTGAGCCACGGCATCCACTCGTGCGTCAATGTCGTGTGCGGCCCGCCGGGGGTCGCGGGCGGAATCCTGCTGCGCGCCGGCGAGGTGACGGAGGGGATGGATGCCGCCCGCCGCCGCCGCCCGGCGGCTCGCGTCGATCGCGACCTCGCGCGCGGACCCGGGCGTCTGGGCGATGCGGTAGGGCTGCGGCATCCCGTGCACGACGGCATCGATGCCGTGACGGGCTCTCCGCGTGCCGGCGCCGTCGCGCGCCTCGAGCTGCGGACCGAGCCGCTCGTCGACATCGCGACCGGCCCGCGCGTCGGCGTCGCCGGCCACGCCGGGACCGCCGCCTTCCCGTGGCGCCTCTGGGTGCCGGGCGATCCGACGGTCTCGCCGTTCCGCTGGGGGCGCGGCGCCGCGGAGCTCTGA
- a CDS encoding TIGR03943 family protein — protein sequence MRRSLVTRWLGVGLAAALAVLTLGLALAGRLGLYLNPDSTWFAVGMALVVLVGAVLTFALPLGAEDDHGHGHGHGHGHGHGHGEDDHAGHRRRPIAAAATAVGGVGASLLVVAALVTPPASLSAELAMSRDIDAPPLFAGTDAVALATTGDTTAFGVGEWATVFATATNPDAYDGDPVTLTGFVTPGDGDFDLTRLVITHCVIDAQPANIPIDSGDAAPPTGQWVTVTGTVRSSADGRLSIVADSVRLIDEPGDPYEY from the coding sequence TTGCGTAGATCGCTCGTCACGCGCTGGCTGGGCGTCGGGCTCGCGGCCGCGCTCGCCGTGCTGACCCTCGGCCTGGCTCTCGCCGGCCGGCTGGGGCTCTACCTCAACCCCGACTCGACGTGGTTCGCGGTGGGCATGGCCCTCGTGGTGCTGGTCGGTGCGGTCCTGACGTTCGCGCTGCCGCTCGGCGCAGAGGACGACCATGGCCACGGCCACGGCCACGGCCACGGCCACGGCCACGGCCACGGCGAGGACGACCACGCCGGCCACCGACGTCGTCCCATCGCGGCAGCCGCGACCGCGGTCGGCGGTGTCGGGGCATCCCTCCTCGTTGTCGCCGCCCTCGTGACGCCGCCCGCCTCGCTCTCGGCCGAGCTCGCGATGTCGCGCGACATCGACGCCCCGCCGCTGTTCGCCGGCACGGATGCCGTCGCCCTCGCCACGACGGGAGACACGACGGCGTTCGGGGTCGGCGAGTGGGCCACCGTGTTCGCGACGGCGACCAACCCCGACGCGTACGACGGCGATCCCGTCACCCTCACCGGCTTCGTCACCCCGGGCGACGGCGACTTCGACCTCACCCGCCTCGTGATCACGCACTGCGTCATCGACGCCCAGCCGGCGAACATCCCGATCGACTCCGGCGACGCGGCGCCGCCGACCGGGCAGTGGGTCACGGTCACGGGCACCGTCCGGTCGAGCGCCGACGGCCGGCTCTCGATCGTCGCCGACTCCGTCCGGCTCATCGACGAGCCGGGAGACCCGTATGAGTACTGA
- a CDS encoding permease translates to MTRTDPPAVAARPGTGRAIVWLGVGVAFVGLLFAVDALAPQLFAVSLPTRAQDGLTLALSVLIESLPFVVLGVVLSIVVQVWVPPGVLERWMPRRAWARRAVLSLLGMIVPVCECGNVPFARGLLMRGFSVPETLTFLIAAPIVNPIVIITTHQAFGFDDGILVARLLGGYAIANLIGWLYSRHPDPDALLTDRFRDTCDTVTHEPGSRGRRSIAQFIIELRAVMPALVIGSALAGAVQVLIPRDALLAIGSDPALSIVAMILLAMVVSICSNVDAFFALSFASTFTQGSLVAFLLVGPLVDVKMLALLRTTFTTRVLVGLVVVVVLSAFVIGTAVNLLA, encoded by the coding sequence GTGACGCGGACTGACCCGCCGGCGGTCGCCGCGCGCCCGGGCACGGGGCGCGCGATCGTCTGGCTCGGCGTCGGCGTCGCCTTCGTCGGACTCCTGTTCGCCGTCGACGCCCTCGCACCGCAGCTCTTCGCGGTCTCTCTCCCGACGCGCGCGCAGGACGGCCTGACCCTCGCCCTCAGCGTGCTGATCGAGTCGCTCCCCTTCGTCGTCCTCGGCGTCGTGCTCTCGATCGTCGTGCAGGTGTGGGTGCCCCCGGGGGTCCTCGAGCGATGGATGCCGCGGCGGGCATGGGCTCGCCGTGCCGTGCTCTCGCTCCTCGGCATGATCGTGCCGGTCTGCGAGTGCGGCAACGTGCCGTTCGCGCGCGGTCTGCTCATGCGCGGCTTCTCCGTGCCCGAGACGCTCACGTTCCTCATCGCTGCGCCGATCGTGAACCCCATCGTGATCATCACGACGCACCAGGCGTTCGGCTTCGACGACGGCATCCTCGTCGCGCGCCTCCTCGGCGGGTACGCGATCGCGAACCTCATCGGGTGGCTCTACAGCCGGCATCCCGATCCCGACGCCCTCCTGACCGATCGCTTCAGGGACACGTGCGACACCGTGACGCACGAGCCCGGAAGCCGCGGCCGCCGCAGCATCGCGCAATTCATCATCGAGCTGCGGGCGGTCATGCCCGCCCTCGTCATCGGATCGGCGCTCGCGGGGGCCGTGCAGGTGCTCATTCCCCGCGACGCGCTCCTCGCGATCGGCTCCGATCCGGCGCTCTCGATCGTCGCGATGATCCTGCTCGCGATGGTCGTGTCGATCTGCTCGAACGTCGACGCCTTCTTCGCTCTGTCGTTCGCCTCGACGTTCACGCAGGGCTCCCTCGTCGCGTTCCTGCTCGTGGGACCGCTCGTCGACGTCAAGATGCTCGCGCTCCTGCGCACGACCTTCACGACCCGGGTGCTGGTCGGGCTCGTCGTCGTGGTCGTGCTGTCGGCCTTCGTCATCGGGACGGCGGTGAACCTCCTTGCGTAG
- a CDS encoding transcriptional repressor yields MVQRNTKQRERVREALADARGFVSAQSLHATLRGDDSPIGLATVYRALAGLAASGDADTLQSPEGENLYRACATRGHHHHLICRSCGLAVEIEATDVEQWARRTAAAHGFIEAEHVVDIFGLCASCAQARESERDAD; encoded by the coding sequence ATGGTCCAGCGCAACACGAAGCAGCGCGAGCGGGTGCGCGAAGCGCTCGCCGACGCGCGCGGCTTCGTGAGCGCGCAGTCGCTGCACGCGACGCTCCGCGGGGACGACAGCCCCATCGGGCTTGCCACCGTGTACCGCGCGCTGGCCGGTCTCGCCGCCTCCGGCGACGCAGACACCCTGCAGAGTCCCGAGGGCGAGAACCTCTACCGCGCGTGCGCGACGCGGGGGCACCACCACCACCTCATCTGCCGCTCGTGCGGGCTCGCGGTGGAGATCGAGGCGACCGACGTCGAGCAGTGGGCGCGTCGCACTGCGGCCGCGCACGGCTTCATCGAGGCGGAGCACGTCGTCGACATCTTCGGCCTGTGCGCGTCGTGCGCGCAGGCCCGCGAGAGCGAGCGTGACGCGGACTGA
- a CDS encoding metal ABC transporter permease, with protein MNWADVWDAMFGGIPDYAEILGLVANSIVAGAVLGLVGGLVGVFVIQRDMAFAVHGIAELSFAGAAAALLIGMDVVTGSIVGSLIAAAIIGVLGAKARDRNSIIGVLMPFGLGLGILFLSLYDGRSANRFSLLTGQIVSVQSGQLGWLIAISGAVLVGLLLIWRPLRFDSLDPQSAAARGVPTTGVSLGFMLLLGLMVAVSVHIIGALLVMALLVTPAAAAMRVASGPVSVPALSALFGFVSAVAGILLAVAGTLPVSPYITTISFLIYVVCRIVGGRRGRVERGRDAASRAATTTPAQSPAQARG; from the coding sequence ATGAACTGGGCCGATGTGTGGGACGCCATGTTCGGCGGCATCCCCGACTACGCCGAGATCCTCGGGCTCGTCGCGAACTCCATCGTCGCGGGCGCCGTGCTCGGGCTCGTCGGCGGCCTCGTCGGCGTCTTCGTCATCCAGCGCGACATGGCGTTCGCCGTCCACGGCATCGCCGAGCTGTCGTTCGCGGGCGCCGCGGCGGCGCTCCTCATCGGCATGGACGTCGTGACGGGATCGATCGTCGGCTCCCTCATCGCGGCGGCGATCATCGGGGTGCTGGGCGCGAAAGCGCGCGACCGCAACTCGATCATCGGCGTCCTGATGCCGTTCGGGCTGGGGCTCGGCATCCTGTTCCTGTCCCTCTACGACGGCCGCTCGGCGAACCGCTTCAGCCTGCTGACCGGACAGATCGTGTCGGTGCAGAGCGGCCAGCTCGGCTGGCTCATCGCGATCAGCGGCGCCGTGCTCGTGGGACTCCTGCTCATCTGGCGTCCGCTCCGCTTCGACTCGCTCGACCCGCAGTCCGCCGCCGCGCGAGGCGTGCCGACCACCGGCGTCTCGCTCGGCTTCATGCTGCTGCTCGGGCTCATGGTGGCCGTGAGCGTCCACATCATCGGCGCGCTCCTCGTCATGGCGCTGCTCGTGACGCCCGCCGCGGCCGCCATGCGCGTGGCGTCGGGACCGGTGTCCGTGCCCGCACTGTCGGCGCTCTTCGGCTTCGTCTCGGCCGTTGCGGGCATCCTCCTGGCCGTCGCGGGCACGCTCCCCGTGAGCCCGTACATCACGACGATCTCGTTCCTCATCTACGTCGTCTGCCGCATCGTCGGCGGTCGCCGGGGGCGGGTCGAACGGGGACGGGATGCCGCATCCCGCGCCGCGACGACGACCCCCGCCCAGAGCCCGGCCCAGGCCCGCGGGTAG
- a CDS encoding metal ABC transporter ATP-binding protein: MSALEIRGAALRREGRELWAGLDLSVEPGELVAVLGPSGSGKTTLLRAILGLEDLSEGTITALGSDVRARGSRRIGYIPQQRPLPRETPLRGRDLVTLGVNGHRFGFPVPRRGDRARVDALIDAVGARGFADRPVGELSGGEQQRLRVGQALADDPRLLLCDEPLTSLDLANQQAVIQLIDRHRRETDAAVLLVTHDINPVLGSVDRILYLAGGRFTLGTPEEVLDSATLSALYGAPVYVLRAGDRLVVVGAPDAEEAHHHHHHELHEDPGTGTHA; this comes from the coding sequence ATGAGCGCGCTCGAGATCCGCGGCGCCGCTCTGCGCCGGGAGGGCCGCGAGCTGTGGGCGGGGCTCGACCTCTCCGTAGAGCCGGGCGAGCTCGTCGCCGTGCTCGGGCCGAGCGGCTCCGGCAAGACGACGCTCCTGCGCGCGATCCTCGGCCTCGAAGACCTCAGCGAGGGGACCATCACGGCTCTGGGGTCGGACGTCCGCGCCCGCGGCAGCCGGCGCATCGGCTACATCCCGCAGCAGCGCCCGCTGCCGCGCGAGACGCCCCTGCGCGGCCGCGACCTCGTGACCCTCGGCGTCAACGGCCACCGCTTCGGCTTCCCCGTTCCCCGCCGCGGCGACCGGGCCCGCGTCGACGCGCTCATCGACGCCGTCGGAGCCCGGGGCTTCGCCGACCGCCCCGTCGGAGAGCTGTCGGGCGGCGAGCAGCAGCGCCTCCGGGTCGGGCAGGCGCTCGCCGACGATCCCCGGCTGCTGCTGTGCGACGAGCCGCTCACGAGCCTCGACCTCGCCAACCAGCAGGCGGTCATCCAGCTGATCGACCGGCACCGGCGCGAGACCGACGCCGCCGTGCTGCTCGTGACCCACGACATCAACCCCGTCCTCGGGTCGGTCGACCGCATCCTGTACCTCGCGGGCGGCCGCTTCACCCTCGGCACGCCCGAGGAGGTGCTCGACTCGGCCACGCTGTCGGCGCTCTACGGAGCACCCGTCTACGTGCTCCGCGCGGGCGACCGGCTCGTCGTGGTCGGCGCACCCGACGCCGAAGAGGCGCACCACCATCACCACCATGAGCTCCACGAAGACCCCGGGACGGGGACGCACGCATGA
- a CDS encoding zinc ABC transporter substrate-binding protein yields MLRRPLTATALGAASVLLLAGCAASGADAADGRIDVLASTNVYGQIAEVVGGDHVDVTSIIHSAAQDPHSYEASARDQLAVSRADLIVENGGGYDAFVDALIQATGTDAPVITAAELSPHWSGDAHDTHATHGDAAQEETAHDDAADGHGHDHVEGFNEHVWYDLHTTSAVADEIAHQLSEIDPGGADGYSTRASDFTASVESLEASLAQLAATHGGTDIFVTEPVPLYLTEEAGLVNTTPDAFSEAVEEGQDVPPATLLEALGLLRAGHAKAVIVNSQTGGVETDAVIAEAKDAGIPVLEFSEVLPDGLTYVEWMQQNIDALTRALGS; encoded by the coding sequence GTGCTCCGCAGACCCCTCACCGCGACCGCGCTCGGCGCGGCATCCGTCCTCCTGCTCGCGGGGTGCGCGGCGAGCGGCGCCGACGCCGCGGACGGGAGGATCGACGTCCTCGCGTCCACGAACGTCTACGGGCAGATCGCCGAGGTCGTCGGCGGCGACCACGTCGATGTGACGTCGATCATCCACTCGGCGGCGCAGGACCCGCACTCGTACGAGGCGAGCGCGCGCGATCAGCTCGCGGTGAGTCGCGCCGACCTCATCGTCGAGAACGGCGGCGGCTACGACGCGTTCGTCGACGCGCTCATCCAGGCGACGGGCACCGACGCTCCCGTGATCACGGCGGCAGAGCTGTCGCCGCACTGGTCCGGCGACGCGCACGACACGCACGCCACCCACGGCGACGCGGCGCAGGAGGAGACGGCGCACGACGACGCCGCCGATGGTCACGGCCACGACCATGTCGAGGGCTTCAACGAGCACGTCTGGTACGACCTCCACACGACGTCCGCCGTCGCCGACGAGATCGCGCATCAGCTGTCCGAGATCGACCCGGGCGGCGCCGACGGCTACAGCACGCGCGCCTCCGACTTCACGGCGTCGGTCGAGAGCCTCGAGGCCTCGCTCGCGCAGCTCGCCGCGACCCATGGCGGCACCGACATCTTCGTCACCGAGCCCGTGCCGCTGTACCTCACGGAGGAGGCGGGTCTCGTGAACACGACGCCGGACGCGTTCAGCGAGGCGGTCGAGGAGGGGCAGGACGTCCCGCCCGCGACGCTCCTCGAGGCGCTCGGCCTCCTGCGCGCGGGACACGCGAAGGCCGTCATCGTCAACTCGCAGACCGGCGGGGTCGAGACCGACGCCGTCATCGCGGAGGCGAAGGATGCCGGCATCCCGGTGCTCGAATTCTCCGAGGTGCTGCCCGACGGACTCACCTACGTCGAGTGGATGCAGCAGAACATCGACGCCCTGACCCGGGCGCTGGGGTCATGA
- a CDS encoding dihydrolipoamide acetyltransferase family protein, whose protein sequence is MSTQTFLLPDVGEGLTEAEIVAWRVAPGDDVAVNDVIVEIETAKSLVELPSPFAGTVGELLAAEGDTVDVGAPIITISAAPGGSSDAAPTPSVVGQSEHGAPAEPEPGGAVLVGYGTGGQVQSRRKRPAVSPEQRVEASVGVVAKPPIRKLARDLGVDLAAVAPSGPAGEVTRDDVVKHASQASVFRNIETPEWPEVREETIPVAAPAPSPAAAAPRPVGPAGDREEAIPVRGVRKAVASGMVQSAYTAPHVSVWTDVDATRTMELVRRLKASPDFADIKISPLLIMARAVIWAVRRTPGVNAAWVDTDQGAEIRVRHYVNLGIAAATPRGLLVPNIKDAQDLSLRDLARALEKLTLTAREGKSSVADQQGGTITITNIGVFGMDAGTPIINPGESGIVALGTIRQKPWVVDGEVRPRWVTTVAGSFDHRVIDGDGMSRFIADVASILEEPALLLD, encoded by the coding sequence ATGAGCACGCAGACCTTCCTTCTCCCCGACGTCGGTGAAGGTCTCACCGAGGCGGAGATCGTCGCGTGGCGCGTCGCCCCCGGCGACGACGTCGCGGTGAACGACGTCATCGTCGAGATCGAGACGGCGAAGTCGCTCGTCGAGCTGCCGTCCCCCTTCGCCGGCACCGTGGGCGAGCTGCTCGCGGCCGAGGGCGACACGGTCGACGTGGGTGCGCCGATCATCACGATCTCGGCGGCTCCGGGCGGTTCGTCGGATGCCGCCCCCACGCCGTCCGTCGTGGGCCAGAGCGAGCACGGCGCCCCGGCCGAGCCCGAGCCGGGTGGCGCGGTGCTCGTCGGCTACGGAACGGGCGGCCAGGTGCAGTCCCGGCGCAAGCGGCCCGCGGTCTCGCCGGAGCAGCGGGTCGAGGCATCCGTCGGGGTCGTCGCGAAGCCGCCCATCCGCAAGCTCGCACGCGACCTCGGCGTCGATCTCGCCGCGGTCGCGCCGAGCGGCCCGGCGGGTGAGGTGACCCGCGACGACGTCGTGAAGCACGCCTCGCAGGCGAGCGTCTTCCGCAACATCGAGACGCCCGAGTGGCCCGAGGTCCGCGAGGAGACGATCCCCGTCGCGGCGCCCGCCCCCTCCCCCGCGGCCGCGGCGCCCCGCCCCGTCGGCCCGGCCGGCGATCGCGAGGAGGCGATCCCGGTCCGCGGCGTCCGCAAGGCCGTCGCGTCGGGCATGGTTCAGTCGGCGTACACCGCCCCGCACGTCTCGGTGTGGACCGACGTCGACGCGACCCGCACGATGGAGCTCGTCCGCCGGCTCAAGGCCTCGCCCGACTTCGCCGACATCAAGATCTCGCCGCTGCTCATCATGGCGCGCGCCGTCATCTGGGCCGTGCGCCGCACGCCGGGCGTCAACGCCGCGTGGGTCGACACCGACCAGGGCGCCGAGATCCGCGTGCGCCACTACGTCAACCTCGGCATCGCGGCGGCGACGCCGCGCGGACTGCTCGTCCCGAACATCAAGGACGCGCAGGACCTTTCGCTCCGCGACCTGGCCCGTGCCCTCGAGAAGCTCACGCTCACGGCGCGCGAGGGCAAGTCGTCGGTCGCCGACCAGCAGGGCGGCACGATCACGATCACCAACATCGGCGTCTTCGGAATGGATGCCGGCACCCCGATCATCAATCCGGGCGAGTCGGGCATCGTCGCGCTCGGCACGATCCGTCAGAAGCCGTGGGTCGTCGACGGCGAGGTGCGCCCGCGCTGGGTGACCACGGTCGCGGGCTCGTTCGACCATCGCGTGATCGACGGCGACGGCATGTCGCGCTTCATCGCCGACGTCGCGTCGATCCTCGAGGAGCCCGCCCTCCTGCTGGACTGA
- a CDS encoding alpha-ketoacid dehydrogenase subunit beta encodes MTAAPGTAAATAAADEAGIENLPISRALNAGMRRALAENDRVLLMGEDIGRLGGVFRVTEGLQAEFGERRVLDTPLAESGIVGTAIGLAMAGFRPVCEIQFDGFVFPAFDQITSQLAKFTNRHEGALQMPVVIRIPYGGHIGAIEHHQESPEAYFTHTPGLRVVSPSTSNDAYWMIQDAIASADPVIFLEPKSKYWQKGEVDTRARALPLHASRLVRRGTDVTLVGHGAMVTTLLQAAALAESEGTSCEVIDLRSLSPVDYGPILDSVRRTGRMVYAQEAPGFTSLGSEVAATVMERAFYALEAPVLRVSGFDAPFPPAKLEGAFLPDADRVLEAVDRVLAY; translated from the coding sequence ATGACCGCTGCACCGGGAACGGCGGCCGCGACCGCCGCCGCCGATGAGGCCGGCATCGAGAATCTGCCGATCAGCCGTGCGCTGAACGCCGGCATGCGCCGAGCGCTCGCCGAGAACGACCGCGTCCTCCTCATGGGCGAGGACATCGGCCGGCTCGGCGGCGTCTTCCGCGTCACCGAGGGGCTCCAGGCGGAGTTCGGCGAGCGCCGCGTTCTCGACACGCCGCTCGCCGAGTCGGGGATCGTCGGCACGGCGATCGGGCTCGCGATGGCGGGCTTCCGGCCCGTCTGCGAGATCCAGTTCGACGGCTTCGTCTTCCCCGCCTTCGACCAGATCACGTCGCAGCTCGCGAAGTTCACCAATCGCCACGAGGGCGCGCTGCAGATGCCCGTCGTCATCCGCATCCCCTACGGCGGCCACATCGGCGCCATCGAGCATCACCAGGAGAGCCCCGAGGCGTACTTCACGCACACCCCGGGTCTGCGGGTCGTCAGCCCGTCGACGTCGAACGATGCGTACTGGATGATCCAGGATGCGATCGCCTCGGCGGATCCGGTGATCTTCCTCGAACCGAAGTCGAAGTACTGGCAGAAGGGCGAGGTCGACACGAGGGCTCGCGCCCTCCCGCTGCACGCATCGCGGCTCGTGCGCCGCGGCACCGACGTGACGCTCGTCGGACACGGCGCGATGGTCACGACGCTGCTGCAGGCGGCGGCGCTCGCAGAGTCCGAGGGCACGAGCTGCGAGGTCATCGACCTGCGCTCGCTCTCGCCCGTCGACTACGGGCCGATCCTCGACTCCGTGCGCCGCACCGGCCGCATGGTCTACGCGCAGGAGGCGCCGGGATTCACGAGCCTCGGCTCCGAGGTCGCGGCGACGGTCATGGAGCGCGCGTTCTACGCCCTCGAAGCCCCCGTGCTTCGCGTGTCGGGCTTCGACGCGCCGTTCCCCCCGGCCAAGCTCGAGGGGGCGTTCCTCCCCGACGCCGACCGCGTCCTCGAGGCCGTCGACCGCGTCCTGGCGTACTGA